GCCTGCGGTCCGGGCGTCGTGCTGTCCTCAGCACCGGCCGCGGCGGCAGAGGTCAGTGCCTTGGCCACGGCCTTGGGGCCCTGCTTGCGGGCGGCGGCCTCGGCCACGGCGGCCGAGTCCCACATCTCGGGCTCGCCCGCCTGAAAGACGGTGCCGCCGACAACGGCGTCCTCAGCCACGATGGCCCCGGCGGCGTCCTCGGCGACCTTCAACCCCTTGGTGCTCATGCCCAGGTCGATCCGGTCCAGCCGCGGGTCGGCCGCCGCCTCCGCAGTCTTGACGACCAGCAGATGGCCGAAGCCGTCGGCCTCGGCCCGGACGGTGAGGTCCACACCGGGCAGGACGTCGACGTAGGTGGCGGTGTCCCCCTCGACGCGTGGCGCGGGCAGCTTGCCGTACGGCCAGGTCAGAGCGAACTCACGCCCCGCCCGCTGCATCGTGACGAACGGCTTGGACGCCTTCCCGGCCGTGAAGGTCAGGTCGACAGTGGCGGCCTTCGGTCCCCAGCTGCCGTCGGCCCGCTCCACCAACGTCGCGTCGATGTCGACCCACTTGCCGTCCCGAACCGTGCGGACGGGCTCGGTGTACTCGCGGGCGGTGAAGGTGCCGTCGGGCTCGGCAAAGATCTCTCTGCGCTCGGTGCGCAGGCCGACGACCTCGGTCTTCTTGCCGCTCTCCTGCGCGACGGCGAGGGCCTGCTGCTCGGTCTGCATCGGCTCGTCGGCGGCCACCGGCGTCTGATTCGCCGGGCTGCCTCCTCCGCCGGGGAGGACCGTCACGCCGGCCACCACCGCGCCAGTGACGGCCGCCGCCACGGCGGCACGAAGCACCATGCCTCGCCGTATCGGTCTGTGTCTGTCTGCGGACACGGATCTACTCTCCACTTGGTTCACGTATGCCTAAAAGGTCCGTTGGGTCGGAACGCCGGGTCCGGCAGGGCCACACCGCGTACTTGACGGGTCGTCAATGGAACCGGCGGCATGCGGGCGCCCGTGAGGGCTGCCGCCTGCTTCGGATCGCGCGGGTTCACGGCCGCCGGGTAGGCAAGTACGGGCGTGGCTACGCCGTCAGCGCGTGGTGGTGCCGAAGGCGACGCCGCCCGCCGGGATGCCGCCTTCGCCAGGCTTGAACGTCTGGGTCGGCGCGCCGCCGGAGGCCACGTTCCAGGGGAAGCCGTAGACCGCTCGTCCCTCGGCCGGGCCGTAGGGGACGCCCACGTACAGCAGCGAGGAAGTGGCATCCAGTGCAAGGCCGGTGAACATGCGCGGTGCCGGTGCGGATGGCACCCCGAATGCGGGGTCGATCGAGACATCGGAGGCACCGGGCGCGCCGACCAACGGGACGATATGGACGCCGCCCTCGTCGGGGAACTCCTCGGTCGTTTCCTCGCCGGGCACGCCGATCGCGAGCCTGGTGGTCGTGCCCGTGGACGTCGTGTTCGGGGAGGTGTTGACGGCGGCGAGCCGCTTGCCGAAGAGGTCACCGGCCTCTCCCGCGCCGTCCACATCCGCGGTGTTCTGACTGATCCAGGCGGTCTCGGTGAAGGTGCCGGCGGCCGTGAGCCGGAAGACCTGGACCGCGCCGGCATCGACCGTCGTCAGGCCGTCCTCGCCGGGAACGCCGACCGCAAGCAGCGACTCGGTGGTGGAGGTTGAGCCGGAGGGCCGGTAGGGGACCATCGCGAGTGCGGTGCCGAACTGGTCGCCGACCTCCGCGTCCCCGCCGACCGTGTCCTGGTCCTGGCCGAGCCCGCCGAGCGGCTTCGGGTAGCCGGAGGTCAGCGTGTGGCTGAACCAGCCCACACCGCCGGCAAAGGTCGCGGTGCCCAGGGCCTCGCCGGGTGTGCCGACGGCGAAGTGGGTCGGGGTCGCGGCGAGTGCGCTGCCGAAGCGGTCGTCCTGCTCCGCAACACCCGCGACGGCACCTCCGGTCTCAGTGTCCTGGTTGATGCCGACGACCGTTTGCGCGGTGCCGCTCACGTAGTAGAAGGAGCCCGCGTCATCGACGGTGCCGATCGACTCACCGGGGGCGCCGATCAGCAGGTAGGGGGTGCCGCCGGAGGTCTTCCCTGCCGCGACCGCATACCCGACCCAGTCGTCGGCTTCTGCGGTGCCGCCCAGCGGCTTGTCGCTGCCCTGGTAGATCTCCTTCACGGCCTTGCTGCCCGCGTTGAGGCCACTCGTGGAGCCGTAGATCACCTGCACGCCGCCGGCGTCGGGCGTGGTGCCGATGTCCTCGTACGGGGAGCCGACGACCAGGTCGCTGCAGCCGTCGAGGTCGGCGTCGTAGACGGCCAGCGCGTGGCTGTACTGATCGCGGGCCTCGGGGACGCCCGGGACGCCGTCCGTTGCCTGCGAGAGCGTGAGGGTGCCCTTGCCGCCGCCGTAGACGACGTGCACCACACCTGCCTTCTGTATGCCGTCGACGCTTGCTTCCGGGTCGGCGATCGCAGTGTCCCTGGCGCCGTCGCCGTTGAAGTCCGAATCGGTGCCCGATGGGCACGCGACAGCGGCTGCGGCGGGTGTGCCTCCGGCTGTGCCTCCCAATGTCAGCAGTGCCCCTGCCAGAACAGTGGCGGCACTACACCGCCATGCTTTCCCCACCCTTGACACAGATACCCCGTACATAAAGAGAAGCTAAAGAAGGTTTCAAGTGATCATCGCTTTACGCGAAGTGCGTGCGCAATACACGCCCTGCCACTCATGGATATGACAAAGATCACAGCGCTTCCACATATTGCACATAGGACACACATAGGCGCACGTAGGTATCGATCATCCCGAAGTCGCCCGTCAGGGCATCGCCACTCGCGTGACCTGCGGCAAGCTTCCGCTCCGGTCGGCAGGTCCGACTCTGCCCTGAGCGCTCCTTCATCGGGTGGTCATCCCGAGGGCACAGGCGGGTCATGGTATCTTCACATTCCTTTGTGGCACCTTCCCCGCAAAATGGCGCCCAAATGGCATCCGGTCGGCCAATAGAAAAGCCATCCAAATAAGGGGTGTGCCCCGTATTTTTTTGGAGAGCGAGACGATGGCTGCCCCGGCCGTTTCGGTAATTGTTGCCGCCTACAATGCAATGCCTTATCTGACGCGTTGCATTACGTCCGTTGCTGAGCAGAGCATCGGTCAGGGCGAGCTTGAGGTCATCGTCGTCGACGACGGCTCAACCGACGGGACAGCCAAGGAACTGCACCGGTTGTCCGGCGTGTATCCCGGGTTGATCAAGATTTTCGAGCAGGCGAACTCCGGCGGCCCCTCGGCCCCTCGGAACGCGGGACTCGATCACGCTCGCGGGCGGTTCGTGTTCTTCCTGGACGCCGATGACTACCTGGGCCCGCAGGCCCTGGAACGCATGGTGGCGATGGCCGAGAAGAACGGCACCGACGTCGTGCTGGGCAAGATGGTGGGCGTCGGCGGACGCGAGGCGCCGGCCTCGATGTTCCGGCGTGACCAGCCGAAGACCGATGTCTTCTCCTCCCGCGTCTACTGGACGCTCAACCCCATGAAGCTCTTCCGCCGGGACCTGCTGGAGCGTCACGCCTTGCGCTTTCCCGCGGACCTGTCCATCGGCGAGGACCAGCTCTTCGTAGGACCCGCCTACCTGAACGCGGCGGGCATCTCCGTACTGGCCTCCTACGACTGCCTGTACTGGGTACAGCGTGAGGACGAGGGCAACATCACCCTGCGCACCGGCGGCACCGAGCCCCGGCTGACCTTCCTGCCGCGCGTGGTCGACATGATTCTGGAGAACGTGCCGCCCGGCCCCGGCCGCGATCACCTGGCGCACCGGCACCTCACCGTCGAGGTGCAGCAGCTCCTGGAGCATCTGGTGCACGAGCCCCGCCTCCAGCAGGAGAAGGCCCTCGCCCGCCTCGCGGAGACCCTCGCGCCGCTGTGGCACGAGGGCCTGAACGGCCGGCTCTCGGCCATGGCCCGGCTGCGGCTGTACCTCGTGCGGCACACGATGCTCGACGAACTCCTCGCCCTCGCACGGTTCGAGGAAGAGCTCGCCCGCAGCGCCGTGTCCACGCCGGTCATCGTCGACGGCGGCCGCGCGCTCGCCCGCTATCCCTTCCTCCGCGATCCCGACCGTGCCATCCCCGATCACTGCTACGACGTCACGGCCCAACTCGGCGTACGCCACCAGGTCAGCCGTGCCGAGCTGCGCGGCACCACGCTGCACCTGACCGGGCACGGCTACCTCCACCGCGTCGCCACCGAGGACGTCAGCACGGAACTCGTACTGCGCGAACGCGACACCAAGGAGGAGTACCGGCTGCCGGTCGCGCACACCATGACGCCCGGACTCGGCGCTGACAAGGACAGGGGGCACTACCGATACGAGAAGGCCGGCTTCGAGGCCGCCGTCGACATCACCACGGCCGCCGACGGCAGTCCGCTGCGCGACGGGCTGTGGGACATCTCCCTCGCCATCGGCGCCCAGGGCATCACCCGAGAAGTCCGCATCGGCAGCAAGCGGTCCGCCGCCGTGTCCGGCAAGGCCGCCACACACATCGTGGGCACCGCCGAGGAGCCGAGGGCCGCCACCCTCTACACCACCCACCCGCACGGCAACTTCACGCTCGACCTCGGCGAGCGGAAGCACGCAGTACTGCCCCACCTCGGCCTGGACGACCATGTTCGGTGGGCCTCCGACGCCCCCACAGAGCTGGAGTTCACCGGCCGCTGCACCCTCGCCTCCCACCCCAACGGCGCGCTCGTCGTGGCCCTCCGCAACGACCGGGGAGACAGCGCGTCCTTCCCTGTCTCGGCCACCGGCGCCGCCTTCGTCGTTCGCGTCCCCGTCGACGGGCTCCCCGCCGGCATCTGGAACGGCGAACTGCGGCTCGGTGACTGGGCGCTCCCCCTCCCGACTCTCCCCGGCGACCTGACTGCGGCGAAGTGGCGGCGCCGAGCCCTGCCCTGGTACGCAAAACCCGCGGCCGACGACGAGAAAAGCTTCGCCCTCCACGTCGCTAGGACCGACTTCGTTAAGGCGATGACTCGGCGCATCAACCCCTAAGGAAGACCAGGCCCGTGACGGACTGGGCCCGTTGGCCGGCACTGAAGCGGTACACCGAACGAGAGGGCCACGCCCGGGTCACGATGGGGCACAAGGAGGGCACGTTCCCGCTCGAGGAGTGGATCGCCGAGCAGCGGCGGGTACCAGGGGCGGTCAAGCGACCGCAGCGCACGTCCAGCGGCTGTAGAAGCTCGGCATGATCTGGAGCGTCCCGACGAACGCTTCCAGGACAATCTATCGGAGTGGAGACGTCGCAAAGCAGCTCAGCAGAGCCCGTGAAACACGTTTGCTTGAGTCAGCCTGGTTTTTGTGCGGTAGTGGGTTCTCAGATCTTGGGAGACGGGTGCGAAGGGTGACGATGTCGTTCGATGCATGAGTGGTGCCGAACCCCGACTGGCCGACTCAAACGCTCACCTCGTAGTCTCCACGCATGACAGATGATCCCTTCCAGTGTCGATGCGTTCTCTGCCATGACTACGGTGACCGGGACGAAGCGGACCGCGTCGATCTGACGATCATCGAGAATGTGCAGCAGCACGGATGGCACGTCGTGATGGTTCCCGAGGACGAGATTGGTCCTGGATTCGCCTACACGATCGGCCTCGCTCACACTCACGCCGCACCTGAACTCGCCATGTTCGGACTCGATGTCCACGCCATGCACCGGATGCTCAACGGGCTCGGAGCTAGGGTCGCCGCGGGCGCTGTACTGGCTGACGGCCAGAGGCATCCTGACGTCGCCGACGGCCGCCAAGTCGCGCTCAGGCAGGCGGATCTTCGCTGGTACCGGACCTTCTTCGGACGGGCCATCGGGTTCTATCGCCGGCCTCCTTTTCCCGTGCTGCAAGTTGCGTGGGCCGACATGAATGACCACTTTCACTGGGAAGAACAGGCTGAGGAGAAGCATCGGGAGTCACAGCCTCAGCTGTGGCTGCCGCCAAGTAAGCACCCTGCTGGGATCTGGACGACTGAACTCTGACCTTGAACGTGCCGACCAACGACAGACCAGCAGTCGCGGAGACAACGTCGACGTACTGCAGAGCGCTGTCAGCTAGGCCCAGCAAGATGGGCTCGGCCAGTCGGGACGCCATCTCGATGTAGGTGCCGGCGGTGGTCAGGTCTTGGCCGGAGGAGTGAAACCCCCGCGTTGGCAGGTCCGGAAGGGCTCGCCGATCTCATAACAGGCCAGGGCGGGGGACGACGCTCAGCGCGACGACGGTAGGATCCGCCGGAGCCCCGCCCTCAGATATTGGCGGGACGAGGCAGACCGGCGATGTGTAGCCAGGTCCTGGCAGTCTGCCGGCCAGCGGCCTCTAGCCCGGCCGTCGGCCAGCCGTGGTGGATGTACAGGCGTCGTAGCATCGCCAGAGTCACAAGCGGAGCTCCAGCACAGCGAAGAGCGGCTTCCTGGGGACTGATCTGCATCTGCCGGTACTCGAAGTGCTCGTCAGGTCCGGTCGCTGGGGCGCTTTGAGCTTCTGTGTAGAACATCAACAGTCCATGAGTCTGTCCGTGCGCGACGGCTGAAGTGGCCCGCCAAAGAAGAGCGCCCAGGCTGCCACCCGGGGCGATGACATCGCCCGCCATCTCTGTCGTGCTGGGCGCCGAAGACGGTCCCAGGTAGCAGGGCCGCACCTTGTCCGCGATCTTCCCTCTCACGGAAAACCCATGGTGCCGGGCAGCACGCAGGATGCGTTCGGTTCGCTCTCTCGCGCGTTGGCGAACGGCCTCTCCTTCCGCGGTATGGCCGTTGCCCAACATCAGTGACTGCTCTTTCAGGCTCTGCAGTCGGTAGTTCATGTAGCGCCGTACCCGCTCTCGGGCACCGACGTCCGGCTCCAGCAGAAACCACGGCTTATAAGGGCTAACACAATGAGGCGGATGGCCCCCAGAGCCTCTTGCCCAGTGCAGGATGGCGAGCGGATGTTATGTGACGGCCGGCGACCTGGGCTGCCTTCAAACGGGTCGACTCGACCGGCCTCTGGATGGGAAGCCAGAGCAAGGGCGGCACCGCCTCGGATGCCCGAGCAGTCGTCAACTGCGTCTAGACGTGGGCAGGTTGCGCTTGTCCGCAGCGTGTAGTGTCCCGTTGCGTGCTGGCTGAACGACGACACCAACTCATCTTGCAGGCCCTGCGTTCCGGCGGCACCGCCTCCGTGGCCGACCTCGCCGAGCAGCTTGACTCCAGCGCGGCGACCATCCGCCGTGACCTCCTCAAGTTGGAGGCAGGCGGGCTGCTCACCCGTGTCCATGGTGGAGCGGTCATCGATGAGGAGCGAGCTCCCTTCAACGAGGCTGCCGAGGTTCTGGTGGCAGAGAAGGACGCCATTGCCGCCCAAGCGGCCACGATGATCGAGGACGGCCAGTCGGTCATTCTCGACAGTGGCACAACGGTCCACCGGCTGGCACTTCAACTGCACGGTCGCCGACTTACCGTGATCACCAACAACCTCGCTGTGTATGACGAGCTCATCGGCGACGAGAACATCGACCTGATGCTGCTCGGGGGCATGGTCATCCGTGAGTCACGCATGCTGGACGGTTTCATGGCTGAGGACAACCTTCGTCAAGTTCACGCCGACTGGTTGTTCATGGGTGCTTGTGGCCTCCGCCCCGGGGGCCAGGTCATGGACACCACCGTGGCAGAGGTGCCCGCCCGACGCGCCATGATTGCCGCCGGCGACAAGGTGGTGCTTCTGGCCGACAAGACTAAGTTTCCGGGAACCGGCATGGTGAAGATCTGTGGCCCCGAGGACCTGGACGCGATCATCACCAACGCATCGGAGGACGACGCGACCTGTATGGCCCTGCGCGAGGCCGGCGTGAAAGTAATACCGACGGCTCCGGCCACAGCCGACGGCTAACAAAGGCACTTGCACTGCCGGTAAACGATGAGGCAGCAGGCGAGCTTGAGGAACGCTTCGTGGATGTCGGCTCGCCGTTCCCATCGGATCCTCAAGCGTCGGAAGCCGTGCAGCCACGCGAAACTCCGTTCTACGACCCAGCGGTAGGTGCCCAGTCCCGTGCCGTGCAGGTTGCCGCGGCGGGCGATGGCGGGCACGATGCCGCGGGCGCGGACCTGGTCGCGGTAGATGTCGTGGTCATAGCCGCGGTCCGCGAACAATGAGTCCGGCTTACGGCGGGGGCGGCCGACCCGGCCGCGGGCCGGTGGGATCGCGTCGAGCAAGGGCAGCAGTTGGGTGACGTCGTTGCGGTTGCCGCCGGTCAGCAGAACGGCGAGCGGGGTGCCGTGCCCGTCGGTGATCAAGTGGTGCTTGGAGCCGGCCCGGCCCCGGTCGACCGGTGAAGGGCCCGTGTGGCGCCCCGTTTTAGCGCGCGGACGTGGGAGGAGTCGACCACGCAGCGGGACCAGTCCAGCCGCGAAGCCGCGTTCAACTCGGCGAGCAGCACCTCATGCAGACGCTGCCAGACGTCGGCCTCGTTCCAGTCCCGCAGCCGCCGCCAGCACGTCATGCCCGAACCGAAACCCAGTTCTTGCGGCAGGTACTCCCACTGGATCCCCGTGTGCAGCACGTACAGGATTCCGCACAGCACGTCCCGGTCCGGCAATGCCTTGCGGCCCGGATACCGGAACCTGCGCTCGCGCTGCGGCAGCAACGGCTCCAGGCGGTCCCACAACTCATCCGACGCGATCCACGGCGACATCCCCACGACGGACTGAACGCTCAACTACCGCCCTGGACACGGCCACCAGGACCGATCCACCTCTTTGTGTTAGCCGTTGTTAGACGCGCCGAAAACCGACGCAGCCGTCTGGCATGGTCTGAGGTTGAAGCGGGGGCCCGACTGCTCCTCGCGCAGGACACCCAGCAGGATCGCGAGGCCACTCACGAAGCTCTCCGAGACCTGTTCGACTGCCGGATTCGAGCCATCGCAAGTCGACGGTGAGCCCGAGTTGTTCATCAGGCCCGAGCGCCATCAGCATCTCCGCCGACCAGCCCGCTGAAGCCAGCGATGTCCTGGCGGTCACCCAGCGCTTGGGACGTGGAACCATTCGAAGACGTTCGTCGATCCCGGGTCTGTGAAGAATCGTCGACCGGCCGCCTTGATCGGCACGTCACCGGTACCGACTCACACGGGCATGGTGGGATCCGTGTCGGTGGCCAGCCGCCCGTGGCGTTCGACATCGAAGCGGACACCGTCGTACTCCAGCTTCTGTCGCTCGATGCCCTCCACTGCAAAGCCCGCAGCTTTGGCCACCCTGCATGAAGCCGGGTTGTTGATCCGATGGCCCAACTCCAAGCGGAACAGGCCGGGCTCGTCGAAGGACCAGCGGGCCAGAGACCGACATGCCTTTGACGCGATGCCCTTGTTCCGGGATGTTGTCGTCGTCCAATACGACACCCAACCGGTCCGGTGGCGCTGGTCTACCACCCTGACTGCGGCGTTGCCCAACACCACATCCATGGCATCGACCGCAGCGAAGGCAA
The DNA window shown above is from Streptomyces chartreusis and carries:
- a CDS encoding VCBS repeat-containing protein codes for the protein MVHVVYGGGKGTLTLSQATDGVPGVPEARDQYSHALAVYDADLDGCSDLVVGSPYEDIGTTPDAGGVQVIYGSTSGLNAGSKAVKEIYQGSDKPLGGTAEADDWVGYAVAAGKTSGGTPYLLIGAPGESIGTVDDAGSFYYVSGTAQTVVGINQDTETGGAVAGVAEQDDRFGSALAATPTHFAVGTPGEALGTATFAGGVGWFSHTLTSGYPKPLGGLGQDQDTVGGDAEVGDQFGTALAMVPYRPSGSTSTTESLLAVGVPGEDGLTTVDAGAVQVFRLTAAGTFTETAWISQNTADVDGAGEAGDLFGKRLAAVNTSPNTTSTGTTTRLAIGVPGEETTEEFPDEGGVHIVPLVGAPGASDVSIDPAFGVPSAPAPRMFTGLALDATSSLLYVGVPYGPAEGRAVYGFPWNVASGGAPTQTFKPGEGGIPAGGVAFGTTTR
- a CDS encoding glycosyltransferase family 2 protein, translated to MAAPAVSVIVAAYNAMPYLTRCITSVAEQSIGQGELEVIVVDDGSTDGTAKELHRLSGVYPGLIKIFEQANSGGPSAPRNAGLDHARGRFVFFLDADDYLGPQALERMVAMAEKNGTDVVLGKMVGVGGREAPASMFRRDQPKTDVFSSRVYWTLNPMKLFRRDLLERHALRFPADLSIGEDQLFVGPAYLNAAGISVLASYDCLYWVQREDEGNITLRTGGTEPRLTFLPRVVDMILENVPPGPGRDHLAHRHLTVEVQQLLEHLVHEPRLQQEKALARLAETLAPLWHEGLNGRLSAMARLRLYLVRHTMLDELLALARFEEELARSAVSTPVIVDGGRALARYPFLRDPDRAIPDHCYDVTAQLGVRHQVSRAELRGTTLHLTGHGYLHRVATEDVSTELVLRERDTKEEYRLPVAHTMTPGLGADKDRGHYRYEKAGFEAAVDITTAADGSPLRDGLWDISLAIGAQGITREVRIGSKRSAAVSGKAATHIVGTAEEPRAATLYTTHPHGNFTLDLGERKHAVLPHLGLDDHVRWASDAPTELEFTGRCTLASHPNGALVVALRNDRGDSASFPVSATGAAFVVRVPVDGLPAGIWNGELRLGDWALPLPTLPGDLTAAKWRRRALPWYAKPAADDEKSFALHVARTDFVKAMTRRINP
- a CDS encoding helicase associated domain-containing protein — protein: MTDWARWPALKRYTEREGHARVTMGHKEGTFPLEEWIAEQRRVPGAVKRPQRTSSGCRSSA
- a CDS encoding DUF4262 domain-containing protein: MTDDPFQCRCVLCHDYGDRDEADRVDLTIIENVQQHGWHVVMVPEDEIGPGFAYTIGLAHTHAAPELAMFGLDVHAMHRMLNGLGARVAAGAVLADGQRHPDVADGRQVALRQADLRWYRTFFGRAIGFYRRPPFPVLQVAWADMNDHFHWEEQAEEKHRESQPQLWLPPSKHPAGIWTTEL
- a CDS encoding DeoR/GlpR family DNA-binding transcription regulator, translating into MLAERRHQLILQALRSGGTASVADLAEQLDSSAATIRRDLLKLEAGGLLTRVHGGAVIDEERAPFNEAAEVLVAEKDAIAAQAATMIEDGQSVILDSGTTVHRLALQLHGRRLTVITNNLAVYDELIGDENIDLMLLGGMVIRESRMLDGFMAEDNLRQVHADWLFMGACGLRPGGQVMDTTVAEVPARRAMIAAGDKVVLLADKTKFPGTGMVKICGPEDLDAIITNASEDDATCMALREAGVKVIPTAPATADG
- a CDS encoding IS5 family transposase (programmed frameshift), with the translated sequence MSPWIASDELWDRLEPLLPQRERRFRYPGRKALPDRDVLCGILYVLHTGIQWEYLPQELGFGSGMTCWRRLRDWNEADVWQRLHEVLLAELNAASRLDWSRCVVDSSHVRALKRGANTGPSPVDRGRAGSKHHLITDGHGTPLAVLLTGGNRNDVTQLLPLLDAIPPARGRVGRPRRKPDSLFADRGYDHDIYRDQVRARGIVPAIARRGNLHGTGLGTYRWVVERSFAWLHGFRRLRIRWERRADIHEAFLKLACCLIVYRQCKCLC
- a CDS encoding GNAT family N-acetyltransferase, whose protein sequence is MRDRLEASSGLWLRRWTVRDAQSVLAAFADPVMRYQVSEPVASLDAAYRWLTHQSDQWDSGEGFAFAAVDAMDVVLGNAAVRVVDQRHRTGWVSYWTTTTSRNKGIASKACRSLARWSFDEPGLFRLELGHRINNPASCRVAKAAGFAVEGIERQKLEYDGVRFDVERHGRLATDTDPTMPV